One Aegilops tauschii subsp. strangulata cultivar AL8/78 chromosome 7, Aet v6.0, whole genome shotgun sequence genomic window carries:
- the LOC109763508 gene encoding U-box domain-containing protein 39, producing the protein MGAARAWRWKLLHFHSKPPPPPSLPATLSPVDKEEEVPREFLCPILGAPMSDPVILLSGRTYERACIQACAELSVSPPGVEGDSPASGGVVPIPNDALGAAIRTWSARSGRAPPAAPSAAAAREAVLRAVPSPRPPGRSSSNLSCSSRASAASTSSSSSRSSSEITAVERLEMVCAKKTESLRVGEDEEEVGQLTVKAVSGGDEWEVESAMAALRRATRESAPRRRALCVPQLLAALRRVLLSARHSAAARADATAALANLSLEPENRVPIVRAGAVPALVEVASLGAAAPEACEHAAGALFGLALHEGNRAAIGVLGALPPLLALLTTGDQAPRARRDAGMALLHLSLAAVNQSKLARAPGAAKNLLSISSDSNEPLPIRRLALMVICNVAACTEGRTALMDAGAVSTFSVILSDDAHRSELQECCVAALYDMSKGSPRFRGLARAAGADRPLILIAEQADPGVHKDMARKALRAMLGLGDINGGGLHDFSNSERNDDDSGTIAPSLPVRRRRAASWGAPPASKLPSSHHWRSVCID; encoded by the coding sequence ATGGGTGCCGCGCGCGCATGGCGCTGGAAGCTTCTGCACTTCCActccaagccgccgccgccgccgtccctccCTGCAACCCTGTCCCCGGtggacaaggaggaggaggtgccacGGGAGTTCCTGTGCCCGATACTGGGCGCGCCCATGTCCGACCCGGTGATCCTGCTGTCGGGGCGGACGTACGAGCGCGCCTGCATCCAGGCCTGCGCGGAGCTTTCCGTCTCTCCGCCTGGCGTGGAGGGAGACTCGCCGGCATCGGGTGGGGTGGTTCCCATACCCAACGACGCGCTCGGAGCGGCCATCCGGACTTGGAGCGCGCGGTCTGGACGCGCGCCGCCTGCTGCCCCTTCCGCCGCGGCGGCACGGGAGGCCGTGCTACGCGCGGTTCCATCTCCGCGGCCCCCAGGCAGGTCGTCTTCTAACTTGTCCTGCTCCTCCAGGGCGTCCGCTGCgtcgacgtcgtcctcctcctcccggTCGTCGTCAGAGATAACGGCGGTGGAGAGGCTGGAGATGGTGTGCGCGAAGAAAACGGAGTCGTTGCGGGTTGGTGAGGATGAGGAGGAAGTTGGCCAATTGACAGTGAAGGCTGTGAGCGGCGGAGACGAGTGGGAGGTGGAGTCAGCGATGGCGGCGCTGCGACGGGCGACGCGGGAAAGCGCGCCGAGGAGGCGGGCGCTCTGCGTGCCGCAGCTGCTCGCTGCGCTCCGTCGCGTGCTGCTGTCCGCGCGTCACTCCGCCGCGGCGCGCGCCGACGCCACCGCTGCTCTGGCCAACCTCTCCCTCGAGCCTGAGAACAGGGTGCCCATCGTCCGCGCGGGCGCCGTGCCGGCGCTCGTCGAGGTTGCCAGCTTGGGTGCTGCCGCCCCGGAGGCATGCGAGCACGCGGCAGGCGCTCTGTTCGGCCTGGCCCTCCACGAGGGCAACCGCGCCGCCATCGGCGTGCTCGGCGCCTTGCCTCCTCTTCTGGCACTCCTTACCACCGGCGACCAGGCCCCGCGAGCGCGCCGCGATGCCGGGATGGCTCTGCTCCACCTCTCCCTCGCCGCCGTTAACCAGTCTAAGCTCGCGCGCGCCCCGGGCGCCGCCAAGAACCTGCTCTCCATCTCGTCCGATTCCAACGagccgttgcccatccgcaggcTGGCCCTCATGGTGATCTGCAACGTCGCCGCCTGCACTGAGGGCAGGACAGCGCTCATGGACGCCGGCGCCGTCTCGACGTTTTCCGTCATCCTTTCCGACGACGCTCACAGGTCGGAGCTTCAAGAATGCTGCGTCGCGGCATTGTACGACATGAGCAAGGGAAGCCCGCGGTTCCGGGGGCTTGCCAGAGCGGCCGGCGCCGACCGGCCCCTCATCCTCATCGCCGAGCAAGCGGACCCGGGCGTTCACAAGGACATGGCGCGGAAGGCTCTGCGAGCAATGCTGGGCCTGGGCGACATCAACGGCGGAGGCCTTCATGATTTCAGCAACAGCGAACGCAACGACGATGACAGCGGCACCATTGCGCCGTCCCTGCCGGTCCGCCGCCGGCGCGCCGCGAGCTGGGGAGCTCCTCCTGCCTCGAAGCTGCCAAGTTCACACCACTGGCGATCAGTATGTATCGATTAG